In a genomic window of Rhodovulum sp. P5:
- the recA gene encoding recombinase RecA, whose protein sequence is MGTANLLEMVDKRNSDKQKALDSALAQIERQFGKGSIMKLGADNPVAEIESTSTGSLGLDIALGIGGLPKGRIVEIYGPESSGKTTLTLHCVAEEQKKGGVCAFVDAEHALDPIYAKKLGVDLEELLISQPDTGEQALEIVDTLVRSGAVSMVVVDSVAALTPKSELEGDMGDSNVGVQARLMSQAMRKLTGSISRSNCMVIFINQIRMKIGVMFGSPETTTGGNALKFYSSVRLDIRRIGAIKDRDEVVGNATRVKVVKNKVAPPFKQVEFDIMYGEGISKTGELLDLGVKAGVVDKSGAWFSYGDERIGQGRENAKNFLKEHAEIALEIEDKIRAAHGLDFHMGEDGDGEVMEG, encoded by the coding sequence ATGGGCACGGCGAACCTTCTCGAAATGGTGGACAAGCGGAATTCCGACAAGCAGAAGGCCCTCGACTCTGCGCTGGCGCAGATCGAGCGGCAGTTTGGCAAGGGCTCGATCATGAAGCTCGGCGCCGACAACCCGGTGGCAGAGATCGAGTCGACCTCGACGGGGTCCTTGGGCCTCGATATCGCGCTGGGGATCGGCGGGCTTCCGAAGGGCCGGATCGTGGAGATCTACGGGCCTGAAAGTTCCGGCAAGACGACGCTGACGCTGCATTGCGTGGCCGAGGAACAGAAGAAGGGCGGGGTCTGCGCCTTTGTCGATGCCGAACACGCGCTCGACCCGATCTACGCCAAGAAGCTGGGCGTCGATCTGGAAGAATTGCTGATCTCGCAGCCCGACACCGGCGAACAGGCGCTGGAAATCGTGGATACGCTGGTGCGCTCCGGCGCGGTCAGCATGGTCGTGGTCGACTCCGTCGCCGCGCTGACGCCCAAGTCGGAACTGGAAGGCGACATGGGCGATTCCAATGTCGGTGTGCAGGCCCGACTGATGAGCCAGGCGATGCGCAAGCTGACGGGCTCGATCAGCCGATCCAACTGCATGGTGATCTTCATCAACCAGATCCGGATGAAGATCGGCGTCATGTTCGGTTCGCCCGAGACGACGACGGGTGGCAACGCGCTGAAATTCTATTCGTCCGTCCGCCTCGACATCCGCCGCATCGGCGCCATCAAGGACCGGGATGAAGTGGTCGGTAATGCCACCCGCGTGAAGGTGGTCAAGAACAAGGTCGCGCCGCCCTTCAAGCAGGTGGAATTCGACATCATGTATGGTGAGGGGATTTCCAAGACCGGCGAACTGCTCGATCTTGGCGTCAAGGCCGGTGTCGTCGACAAGTCGGGTGCGTGGTTCTCCTATGGCGACGAACGCATCGGACAGGGGCGCGAGAACGCCAAGAATTTCCTGAAGGAACATGCCGAGATCGCGCTGGAGATCGAGGACAAGATTCGCGCCGCGCACGGCCTTGATTTCCACATGGGCGAGGACGGCGATGGCGAGGTGATGGAGGGCTGA
- the alaS gene encoding alanine--tRNA ligase, with amino-acid sequence MPSLNEIRSTFLSYFQRNGHQVVDSSPLVPRNDPTLMFTNSGMVQFKNLFTGVETRDYKRATTSQKCVRAGGKHNDLDNVGYTARHHTFFEMLGNFSFGDYFKEQAIPFAWELLTKDFDIPADKLLVTVYHTDDEAADIWKKVAGLPDDRIIRIPTSDNFWQMGPTGPCGPCTEIFYDHGDHIWGGPPGSPEEDGDRFIEIWNLVFMQNEQFEDGSMRALDMQSIDTGMGLERIGALLQGKHDNYDTDLMRALIEASANATSTEPDGPGNVHHRVIADHLRSTSFLLADGVMPSNDGRGYVLRRIMRRAMRHAHLLGAADPVMHRLVPALVTQMGAAYPELRRAQALIEETLKLEETRFKQTLERGLRLLDEELAKLPEGAALPGEAAFKLYDTYGFPLDLTQDALREKGRAVDVAGFDTAMAEQKAKARASWSGSGEAKEAKVWFEVADRVEPTDFLGYDTEVAEGVVRALVVDGVEVKEIAEGAEGWMVVNQTPFYAESGGQVGDTGTYLKPEGAGMILDTQKMPGGLFAHKVQPEKGALSLGDPLELRVDHARRSAIRANHSATHLLHEALRQTLGDHVAQKGSLNAPDRLRFDFSHAKAMSAEELASVESDVNGFIRQNSPVETRIMTPDDARAIGAQALFGEKYGDEVRVVSMGHAPTGKGHEGNTWSIELCGGTHVRQTGDIGLCVVLGDSASSAGVRRIEALTGQAALDHLIAQQNRLAEVAEVLRAQPADVVARVKALVEDRRALENEVATLRRDLALAGPGGAAPEAREVGGVPFFAQVLTGVSGKDLPPLIDEHKARLGSGAVLLIADAGGKAAVAAGVTDDLTGKVSAVDLVKAAVAELGGKGGGGRPDMAQGGGKDAANAEAAIKAAEAVLEG; translated from the coding sequence ATGCCTAGCCTGAACGAAATCCGGTCCACCTTCCTCAGCTATTTTCAGCGTAACGGCCATCAGGTCGTGGACAGTTCCCCCCTTGTCCCGCGCAACGACCCCACGCTGATGTTCACGAACTCCGGCATGGTGCAGTTCAAGAACCTGTTCACCGGGGTGGAGACACGGGATTACAAGCGCGCGACGACCAGCCAGAAATGCGTGCGCGCGGGGGGCAAGCACAACGACCTCGACAATGTCGGTTACACGGCCCGGCACCACACGTTCTTCGAGATGCTGGGGAATTTCAGCTTCGGCGACTATTTCAAGGAACAGGCGATCCCCTTCGCATGGGAGTTGCTGACGAAAGACTTCGACATCCCCGCCGACAAGCTGCTGGTCACCGTTTATCACACCGACGACGAGGCGGCCGACATCTGGAAGAAGGTTGCGGGCCTGCCCGACGACCGCATCATTCGCATCCCGACCTCCGACAATTTCTGGCAGATGGGCCCGACCGGCCCCTGTGGGCCCTGCACCGAGATCTTCTATGATCACGGCGATCACATCTGGGGCGGCCCGCCGGGTAGCCCCGAGGAAGACGGCGACCGGTTCATCGAGATCTGGAACCTCGTCTTCATGCAGAACGAGCAGTTCGAGGACGGCTCGATGCGGGCGCTCGACATGCAGTCGATCGATACCGGCATGGGGCTGGAGCGGATCGGCGCGTTGTTACAGGGCAAGCACGACAACTACGACACCGATCTGATGCGCGCGTTGATCGAGGCTTCGGCCAATGCGACTTCGACCGAGCCCGACGGGCCCGGCAACGTGCATCACCGGGTGATCGCGGATCACCTGCGCTCGACCTCCTTCCTCTTGGCCGATGGGGTGATGCCCTCCAATGACGGCCGCGGTTACGTGCTGCGCCGGATCATGCGGCGCGCGATGCGGCACGCGCATCTCTTGGGGGCCGCGGATCCGGTCATGCACCGGTTGGTGCCCGCGCTCGTCACGCAGATGGGGGCGGCCTACCCGGAACTGCGCCGTGCACAGGCGCTGATCGAAGAGACGCTGAAGCTGGAGGAAACCCGGTTCAAGCAGACGCTGGAACGCGGACTGCGCCTGCTGGACGAGGAACTGGCCAAGCTGCCGGAGGGGGCCGCCCTTCCCGGCGAGGCGGCGTTCAAGCTCTACGACACCTATGGCTTCCCGCTGGACCTGACCCAGGACGCCCTGCGGGAAAAGGGCCGCGCGGTCGATGTGGCCGGATTCGATACCGCCATGGCCGAGCAGAAGGCCAAGGCGCGGGCGTCCTGGTCCGGCTCGGGTGAGGCGAAAGAGGCCAAGGTCTGGTTCGAGGTCGCGGACCGGGTCGAGCCCACCGATTTCCTTGGCTACGACACCGAGGTGGCCGAGGGTGTCGTTCGGGCGCTGGTCGTGGACGGGGTCGAGGTAAAGGAAATCGCCGAAGGTGCCGAGGGCTGGATGGTGGTCAACCAGACGCCCTTCTATGCGGAATCCGGCGGTCAGGTCGGCGACACCGGCACCTATTTGAAACCCGAGGGTGCCGGGATGATCCTCGACACCCAGAAGATGCCCGGCGGGCTTTTCGCCCACAAGGTGCAGCCCGAGAAAGGGGCGCTCAGCCTCGGCGATCCGCTGGAACTGCGTGTCGACCATGCGCGGCGCTCGGCGATCCGGGCGAACCATTCGGCAACGCACCTGCTGCACGAGGCGCTGCGCCAGACGTTGGGCGACCACGTGGCGCAGAAGGGGTCGCTGAACGCGCCGGACCGGCTGCGCTTTGACTTCAGCCACGCCAAGGCGATGAGCGCCGAGGAACTGGCCAGCGTTGAATCCGACGTCAACGGCTTCATCCGCCAGAACAGCCCGGTCGAGACGCGGATCATGACGCCCGACGACGCCCGCGCCATCGGTGCGCAGGCCTTGTTCGGAGAGAAATACGGCGACGAGGTGCGCGTCGTGTCCATGGGGCATGCGCCGACCGGCAAGGGGCATGAGGGCAACACCTGGTCGATCGAGCTGTGCGGCGGCACCCATGTGCGCCAGACCGGCGATATCGGCCTGTGCGTCGTGCTGGGCGACAGCGCGTCCAGCGCAGGCGTGCGCCGGATCGAGGCGCTGACCGGGCAAGCGGCGCTGGATCACCTGATTGCACAGCAGAACCGGCTGGCCGAGGTAGCCGAAGTTCTGCGCGCACAACCCGCCGATGTGGTGGCAAGGGTCAAGGCGCTGGTCGAGGATCGCCGCGCGCTGGAGAACGAGGTGGCGACCTTGCGGCGCGACCTGGCACTGGCCGGGCCGGGGGGCGCAGCCCCCGAAGCGCGCGAGGTTGGCGGTGTACCGTTCTTTGCACAGGTCTTGACGGGTGTGTCCGGCAAGGACCTGCCGCCGCTGATCGATGAACACAAGGCGCGGCTGGGCTCTGGCGCGGTGCTGCTGATCGCCGATGCGGGCGGCAAGGCGGCGGTTGCCGCGGGTGTGACCGATGATTTGACCGGAAAGGTGTCGGCCGTCGATCTGGTCAAGGCGGCGGTCGCGGAACTGGGCGGCAAGGGCGGCGGTGGCCGGCCTGACATGGCCCAGGGCGGCGGCAAGGACGCCGCGAACGCAGAGGCCGCGATCAAGGCGGCCGAAGCCGTGCTGGAGGGATAG
- a CDS encoding DUF1330 domain-containing protein, which translates to MGALWIAHVTVTDAEAYGKYAELAGPAIAKHGGEFIARGGRFVQLEGKERPRNVVARFPSVEAAVDCYNSPDYQAALDHARGASERELMVVETSD; encoded by the coding sequence ATGGGCGCGCTCTGGATCGCACATGTGACCGTCACCGATGCCGAGGCCTATGGAAAATATGCCGAGCTTGCGGGACCGGCCATTGCAAAGCATGGCGGTGAATTCATCGCCCGCGGCGGCCGGTTTGTTCAGCTTGAAGGCAAGGAACGCCCGCGCAACGTCGTGGCCCGCTTTCCCTCGGTCGAGGCGGCCGTCGACTGCTACAACAGCCCCGACTATCAGGCTGCGCTTGATCACGCGCGGGGCGCGTCGGAACGGGAATTGATGGTGGTCGAGACCAGCGACTGA
- the typA gene encoding translational GTPase TypA codes for MDLRNIAIIAHVDHGKTTLVDQLLKQSGAFRENQAVAERAMDSNDLERERGITILAKATSVEWDGHRVNIVDTPGHADFGGEVERILSMVDGVVLLVDAAEGPMPQTKFVTSKALALGLRPIVVLNKVDKPDAEPDRALDEVFDLFANLGANDEQLDFPHMYASGRSGWADHSLDGPRKDLHALFDLILEHVPAPKQLDHADEPFTMLATTLGADPFIGRILTGRIETGRVKPGDTVKALSREGEQVESFRVSKVLAFRGLSQQPIDEGEAGDIVSLAGMTKATVADTLCAPAVSTPLPAQPIDPPTITVTFGINDSPLAGRDGKKVQSRVIRDRLMKEAESNVAIRVTDTPGGEAFEVAGRGELQMGVLIENMRREGFELSISRPQVLMREENGQRLEPVEEVTIDVDDDYSGVVIEKITGARRGEMVEMRPAGAGKTRIIAHVPSRGLIGYHGEFLTDTRGTGVLNRVFHGWTPYKGPIPGRRAGVLISMEDGTSVAYALFNLEDRGRLFIGAQEAVYQGMIIGEHSRDNDLEVNPLKGKKLTNVRASGKDDAVTLTPPIKMSLEEAIAYIDDDELVEVTPNAVRLRKRFLDPHERKRQARAAS; via the coding sequence ATGGACCTTCGCAACATCGCGATCATCGCGCATGTCGACCACGGCAAGACGACCCTTGTCGACCAGCTTCTCAAGCAATCCGGCGCTTTCCGCGAAAACCAGGCGGTGGCGGAACGTGCCATGGACTCCAACGATCTTGAACGCGAACGCGGGATCACGATTCTTGCCAAGGCGACCAGCGTCGAATGGGACGGGCACCGGGTGAACATCGTCGACACCCCCGGCCACGCCGATTTTGGCGGAGAGGTCGAACGGATTCTCAGCATGGTCGACGGCGTCGTGCTGCTGGTCGACGCGGCCGAAGGCCCGATGCCCCAAACGAAGTTCGTAACGTCAAAGGCGTTGGCGCTGGGCCTGCGCCCTATCGTGGTGCTGAACAAGGTCGACAAGCCCGACGCCGAGCCCGACCGGGCCCTGGACGAGGTGTTCGACCTCTTCGCGAACCTCGGCGCCAATGACGAACAACTGGACTTCCCGCACATGTACGCCTCGGGCCGGTCCGGCTGGGCAGATCACAGCCTCGACGGGCCGCGCAAGGACCTGCACGCCCTGTTCGACCTGATCCTAGAGCATGTGCCCGCCCCCAAACAACTCGACCATGCCGATGAACCCTTCACCATGCTGGCCACCACGCTGGGCGCCGACCCGTTCATCGGCCGTATCCTGACCGGCCGGATCGAGACCGGTCGCGTCAAACCCGGCGACACCGTCAAGGCCCTGTCGCGCGAAGGCGAGCAGGTCGAGAGCTTTCGCGTGTCCAAGGTGCTGGCCTTCCGCGGTCTGTCGCAACAACCCATCGACGAGGGCGAAGCCGGCGACATCGTCTCGCTTGCCGGCATGACAAAGGCCACGGTGGCCGACACCCTGTGCGCGCCTGCCGTTTCCACCCCCCTGCCCGCGCAACCCATCGACCCGCCGACGATCACCGTGACCTTCGGCATCAACGACAGCCCCCTTGCCGGCCGCGACGGCAAGAAGGTGCAGTCCCGCGTCATCCGGGACCGCCTGATGAAAGAGGCGGAATCGAACGTGGCCATCCGCGTGACCGATACCCCCGGCGGCGAGGCGTTCGAGGTCGCAGGCCGCGGCGAACTGCAGATGGGCGTTTTGATCGAGAACATGCGCCGAGAAGGGTTCGAGCTGTCGATCTCCCGCCCGCAGGTCCTGATGCGCGAAGAAAACGGCCAGCGGCTGGAACCGGTCGAAGAGGTGACGATCGACGTCGATGACGACTATTCCGGCGTGGTGATCGAAAAGATCACCGGCGCCCGGCGCGGCGAGATGGTCGAGATGCGGCCCGCCGGCGCCGGCAAGACCCGGATCATCGCCCATGTGCCGTCACGCGGCCTGATCGGCTATCATGGCGAGTTCCTGACCGATACCCGCGGCACCGGCGTGCTGAACCGCGTCTTCCACGGCTGGACGCCCTACAAGGGACCGATCCCGGGCCGCCGCGCGGGCGTGCTGATCTCGATGGAAGATGGCACCTCGGTCGCCTATGCGCTGTTCAACCTCGAAGATCGCGGGCGGCTTTTCATCGGCGCGCAGGAGGCGGTTTATCAGGGCATGATCATCGGCGAACATTCCCGCGACAACGACCTGGAAGTGAACCCGCTGAAGGGCAAGAAGCTGACCAACGTCCGTGCCTCGGGCAAGGACGATGCGGTCACCCTGACCCCGCCGATCAAGATGAGCCTTGAAGAGGCCATCGCCTATATCGACGACGATGAACTGGTGGAGGTCACGCCGAACGCCGTGCGCCTGCGCAAGCGCTTCCTCGACCCGCATGAGCGTAAGCGGCAGGCCCGCGCGGCAAGCTGA
- a CDS encoding multidrug efflux SMR transporter, whose amino-acid sequence MPKAYIFLFLAILTETIGTTALQASQQFTKLVPSTIVVVAYALSFYFLAVALKFIPVGIAYAIWSALGIILIAAIGWWVFGQRIDLAGFVGMGLIVAGIAVIHLFSKTTTH is encoded by the coding sequence ATGCCCAAAGCCTATATCTTTCTGTTCCTGGCCATCCTGACCGAAACCATCGGCACCACGGCCCTGCAGGCCAGCCAGCAATTCACAAAACTCGTTCCCTCGACCATCGTCGTCGTCGCCTATGCCCTGTCGTTCTACTTCCTCGCCGTCGCGCTCAAATTCATCCCCGTGGGCATCGCCTATGCGATCTGGTCGGCTCTGGGGATCATTCTGATTGCCGCCATCGGCTGGTGGGTCTTCGGGCAGCGGATCGATCTCGCCGGCTTCGTCGGCATGGGGCTGATCGTCGCCGGGATCGCCGTGATCCATCTGTTTTCGAAAACCACGACGCATTGA
- a CDS encoding YitT family protein, translated as MPSDSDTQQRHTLLEDIQGLLVGTLLVALSVGLLKSAGLVTGQIAGLSLVGAYATGIGFGPIFFTLNLPFYWLAVRRVGWAFTLKTFSAVALLATFTELMPLVLSFDRIHPLAAAILAGVTAGAGLLALFRHGASLGGVGIVAFWLQDTRGIRAGWVQLAFDAVVFALAFAVIDPLTVLYSLVGAGVLNVIIATNHRRDRYIAR; from the coding sequence ATGCCGTCCGACTCCGACACCCAACAACGCCACACGCTGCTGGAGGATATCCAGGGCCTTCTTGTGGGTACGCTGTTGGTCGCCCTGTCCGTCGGTCTGCTGAAATCGGCGGGGCTGGTCACCGGGCAGATCGCGGGGCTGTCGCTGGTGGGGGCCTACGCAACCGGGATCGGCTTCGGACCGATCTTCTTTACCCTGAACCTGCCCTTCTACTGGCTGGCGGTGCGCCGGGTGGGATGGGCCTTCACGCTCAAGACCTTCTCGGCGGTTGCGCTGCTTGCAACCTTCACCGAACTGATGCCGCTGGTGCTCAGCTTCGACCGCATCCATCCGCTGGCCGCCGCGATACTTGCGGGGGTGACGGCGGGCGCGGGCCTTCTGGCGCTTTTCCGCCACGGGGCAAGCCTTGGTGGCGTGGGTATTGTGGCCTTCTGGCTGCAGGACACGCGAGGTATCCGCGCGGGCTGGGTGCAACTGGCCTTCGACGCCGTGGTCTTTGCGCTGGCCTTTGCGGTGATCGATCCGTTGACCGTGCTCTACTCACTTGTCGGGGCCGGGGTTCTGAACGTGATCATCGCCACCAATCATCGGCGCGACCGGTATATCGCGCGCTGA
- a CDS encoding NADP-dependent isocitrate dehydrogenase: protein MTKIKVDNPVVELDGDEMTRIIWDFIKKKLILPYLDVDLLYYDLGIEERDRTDDQITIDAANKIKEVGVGVKCATITPDEARVEEFGLKKMWRSPNGTIRNILGGVVFRAPIICNNVPRLVPGWTKPIVIGRHAFGDQYRATDMKFPGPGTLSMKFVGEDGTVIEEEVFKAPSSGIYMGMYNLDESIKDFARASMNYALSMGWPLYLSTKNTILKQYDGQFMILFQKVFDEEFADKFKEAGITYEHRLIDDMVACAMKWNGGFVWACKNYDGDVQSDTVAQGFGSLGLMTSQLMTPDGKIVEAEAAHGTVTRHYRQHQKGEATSTNSIASIFAWTGGLKHRAKLDGNDQLKHFAETLEKVVVATVESGSMTKDLALLVGPNQKWLTTMGFLEKVDENLNKALAG, encoded by the coding sequence ATGACGAAGATCAAAGTCGACAACCCGGTCGTCGAACTCGACGGCGATGAAATGACCCGGATCATCTGGGACTTCATCAAGAAGAAGCTGATCCTGCCCTATCTCGACGTGGACCTGCTCTACTACGATCTGGGGATCGAAGAGCGCGACCGGACCGACGACCAGATCACCATCGACGCCGCCAACAAGATCAAGGAAGTCGGCGTTGGCGTGAAATGTGCCACCATCACGCCGGACGAGGCGCGGGTCGAGGAATTCGGTCTCAAGAAGATGTGGCGCAGCCCCAACGGCACGATCCGCAACATCCTGGGTGGCGTGGTGTTCCGCGCCCCGATCATCTGCAACAACGTCCCCCGGCTTGTTCCCGGCTGGACGAAACCCATCGTGATAGGCCGTCATGCCTTTGGCGACCAGTACCGCGCGACGGACATGAAGTTCCCCGGCCCGGGCACGCTGTCGATGAAATTCGTCGGCGAGGACGGCACCGTGATCGAGGAAGAGGTCTTCAAGGCCCCGTCCTCGGGCATCTACATGGGCATGTACAACCTTGACGAGTCGATCAAGGACTTCGCCCGGGCCTCGATGAACTATGCGCTGTCGATGGGCTGGCCGCTGTACCTGTCGACCAAGAACACGATCCTGAAGCAGTATGATGGCCAGTTCATGATCCTGTTCCAGAAAGTGTTTGACGAGGAATTCGCGGACAAGTTCAAGGAAGCCGGCATCACCTACGAACACCGCCTGATCGACGACATGGTCGCCTGCGCGATGAAATGGAACGGCGGCTTTGTCTGGGCGTGCAAGAACTACGACGGCGACGTGCAGTCGGACACCGTGGCGCAAGGCTTCGGCTCGCTCGGCCTGATGACCAGCCAACTGATGACGCCGGACGGCAAGATCGTGGAGGCCGAGGCCGCCCACGGCACCGTCACCCGCCATTACCGCCAGCACCAGAAGGGGGAGGCGACCTCGACCAACTCCATCGCCTCGATCTTCGCCTGGACCGGGGGCCTGAAGCACCGCGCGAAACTGGACGGCAACGACCAGCTCAAGCATTTCGCCGAAACGCTGGAAAAGGTCGTGGTCGCGACCGTGGAGTCGGGATCCATGACCAAGGACCTCGCGCTTCTGGTCGGGCCCAATCAGAAATGGCTGACGACGATGGGCTTCCTCGAAAAGGTCGACGAGAACCTGAACAAGGCACTGGCGGGCTAA
- a CDS encoding methyl-accepting chemotaxis protein — MTPDDLLSEHGHSKLAAWALVAMAPLPVAAGWLAGNAILPLLVLSGLLAGIGIVARTTENAYRHHIIGTALIGQSALFTASLAGHPWQIDTHMMFFAILAVVSTMRCVTALILACAATAVHHLSLSFLMPALVYPSADLMANLERTALHGSIVVMEGAILTLSMLQAQRQREAILVQREQAHDLAAEARMAKEASEQAGADTAGVVEALSSSLERLARGDLNCSINVPFPEAHDRLRTDFNRAMSMLGQSLSGSVSAAGDFGREATAIAAAAGDVSLRVEGQAHDVTEVASALRDLTTSLKETAAGISEVSDSTSAANDDAQEATGVVNNAIDAMTLIESSSKEISSIIALIEDITFQTNLLALNAGVEAARAGEAGKGFAVVASEVRALAQSTGTAANDIKSLIGKSTDHVSQGSDLVAKVGKALEGIRGRLEQASGRATTISQCARTHAEALSEMNTAVNRIDEAVHANAALAEEMSAMGARVSDGADRLNMSLAAFSAPSHDADIRPKAVA; from the coding sequence ATGACACCCGATGATCTGCTTTCCGAACATGGCCACAGCAAGCTGGCCGCCTGGGCCCTTGTTGCAATGGCACCGCTGCCGGTTGCGGCCGGTTGGCTGGCGGGCAACGCGATCCTTCCGCTTCTGGTGCTGTCGGGTCTTCTCGCGGGTATCGGGATCGTTGCCCGCACCACGGAGAACGCCTATCGCCATCACATCATCGGAACGGCCCTGATCGGGCAATCGGCGCTTTTCACGGCGTCCCTTGCAGGCCATCCGTGGCAGATCGACACCCATATGATGTTCTTCGCCATATTGGCGGTGGTCTCGACAATGCGATGCGTGACGGCCCTCATCCTCGCCTGTGCGGCGACCGCGGTGCATCACCTGTCCCTCAGCTTTCTGATGCCCGCGCTGGTGTATCCGTCGGCCGATCTGATGGCCAACTTGGAGCGGACGGCGCTGCACGGCTCGATCGTCGTCATGGAAGGTGCGATCCTCACCCTGTCCATGCTGCAGGCGCAGCGGCAGCGGGAAGCCATTCTCGTCCAACGGGAGCAGGCGCATGACCTTGCGGCCGAGGCACGTATGGCGAAGGAGGCCTCTGAACAGGCCGGGGCCGATACGGCCGGGGTTGTCGAGGCGTTGAGTTCCTCGCTGGAGCGTTTGGCGCGCGGGGATCTGAATTGCAGTATCAATGTTCCGTTCCCCGAGGCGCATGATCGTCTGAGAACCGACTTCAATCGCGCGATGTCGATGCTTGGCCAGTCGCTAAGCGGTTCGGTAAGCGCGGCCGGTGATTTCGGCCGGGAAGCGACGGCGATTGCCGCCGCCGCGGGCGACGTGTCGTTGCGGGTCGAAGGACAGGCACATGATGTCACCGAAGTTGCCAGCGCGCTGCGCGATCTGACGACCTCTCTGAAAGAGACGGCGGCAGGGATCAGCGAGGTCAGCGACAGCACGAGTGCCGCGAATGACGATGCGCAGGAAGCAACCGGTGTGGTCAACAATGCCATCGACGCGATGACCCTGATCGAGAGCAGCTCCAAGGAGATCTCGTCGATCATCGCGCTGATCGAGGACATCACGTTCCAGACCAACCTGCTGGCGCTGAATGCCGGGGTGGAGGCCGCGCGTGCCGGCGAGGCGGGCAAGGGATTTGCGGTCGTCGCGTCCGAGGTGCGTGCCCTGGCGCAAAGCACCGGCACCGCGGCCAACGATATCAAGAGCCTGATCGGAAAATCGACCGATCACGTGTCGCAAGGCTCGGACCTCGTGGCCAAGGTCGGAAAAGCGCTGGAAGGTATTCGTGGCCGGCTTGAACAGGCCAGTGGCCGGGCGACGACGATCAGTCAGTGCGCGCGTACGCATGCCGAGGCATTGTCGGAGATGAACACCGCCGTGAACCGGATCGACGAAGCCGTCCACGCCAACGCCGCGCTGGCCGAAGAAATGTCGGCCATGGGGGCACGCGTCTCTGACGGGGCCGACCGGCTCAACATGTCGCTGGCGGCATTCTCGGCGCCGTCGCACGACGCCGACATCCGGCCGAAAGCGGTTGCCTGA